A single genomic interval of Bacillus oleivorans harbors:
- a CDS encoding isochorismatase family cysteine hydrolase, translating into MIRFGNSTNYWIQSNDTFDISRGAKKKYLLKSNNYRLAFDPERTTLVITDMQNFFLSEKLGRNHQGSRLVDSISKVIKHARSIGMKVVWLNWGIRADMVNIPPGISRIFYDAGTELGKELPNGLGLNLVKGSWSAEIIPELKEMVELEDIQIKKNRVSGFFGTELQQTLSNLDIKTLFFAGINTDQCIMGTLQDAHSYGYDCILLEDCTATASPDFSFQSVIYNVNKMGFITNSDYFCNGEFKYNEIDSWVNQQISFYS; encoded by the coding sequence ATGATTCGATTTGGGAATAGTACAAACTACTGGATCCAAAGTAATGATACTTTTGATATCAGTCGTGGTGCAAAAAAGAAGTACCTTTTAAAAAGTAATAATTATAGGCTTGCATTTGATCCAGAGCGAACGACCCTTGTCATTACAGATATGCAAAACTTTTTCTTATCCGAAAAGTTAGGCAGGAATCACCAAGGAAGTAGACTAGTTGATTCGATTAGTAAGGTAATAAAACATGCAAGAAGTATAGGTATGAAAGTAGTTTGGTTAAATTGGGGGATCCGTGCTGACATGGTAAACATACCACCAGGAATAAGCAGGATATTCTATGATGCAGGGACTGAACTAGGGAAGGAATTACCTAACGGACTCGGTTTGAATCTTGTTAAAGGTTCATGGTCAGCAGAAATTATTCCAGAATTAAAAGAAATGGTCGAATTAGAAGATATACAAATTAAAAAGAATCGGGTAAGCGGCTTCTTTGGTACAGAATTACAACAAACTCTATCAAACTTGGACATTAAAACCTTATTTTTTGCAGGAATCAATACTGATCAGTGTATAATGGGCACATTACAAGATGCTCATAGTTATGGGTATGATTGTATTTTGCTAGAAGACTGTACAGCAACTGCATCTCCTGACTTTTCCTTTCAATCAGTTATTTATAACGTAAATAAAATGGGGTTCATTACGAATTCTGATTATTTTTGTAACGGGGAGTTCAAATATAATGAGATTGACTCTTGGGTCAATCAGCAAATTAGCTTTTATTCTTAA
- a CDS encoding sugar O-acetyltransferase: MYSEKEKMLNGEPYNPQDPELVMGRENARRMTRIFNQTKETEIPIRTELLKELFGTTGENLYIEPDFKCDYGYNIHVGENFYANFDCVILDVCEVRIGKNCMIAPGVHIYTATHPLDPFERSSGVEFGRPVTIGDDVWIGGRAVINPGVTIGNGVVIASGAVVTKDVPDYVVVGGNPARIIKQIEVKS; the protein is encoded by the coding sequence GTGTACTCTGAAAAAGAAAAGATGCTGAATGGAGAACCATATAACCCTCAAGATCCGGAGTTAGTGATGGGGCGGGAGAATGCGCGAAGAATGACGAGAATTTTTAATCAGACTAAAGAAACTGAAATCCCTATACGGACAGAGCTATTAAAGGAGCTGTTTGGCACAACGGGGGAAAATCTCTATATTGAACCTGACTTTAAATGTGATTATGGGTATAACATTCACGTCGGAGAAAACTTTTACGCTAATTTTGATTGTGTAATCCTTGATGTTTGTGAAGTGAGAATCGGAAAAAACTGCATGATAGCACCAGGTGTACATATTTATACAGCTACGCATCCGTTAGACCCATTTGAACGGAGCTCTGGTGTGGAGTTTGGAAGACCAGTCACCATAGGGGATGATGTTTGGATCGGCGGAAGAGCTGTCATTAATCCAGGAGTTACGATTGGAAACGGTGTGGTTATTGCTTCTGGAGCAGTTGTAACAAAGGATGTTCCAGATTATGTGGTGGTAGGTGGTAATCCAGCGAGAATCATTAAACAAATTGAAGTGAAATCGTAA
- the recQ gene encoding DNA helicase RecQ has protein sequence MNLLLSKAHDILKTVFGFTSFREGQEAVIQHILDGHHTLAVMPTGGGKSLCYQVPGLVLDGTAIIISPLISLMKDQVDSLQANGVSAVFINSTLSHTEQRDILEEVRLGQYKFVYVAPERFESFEFIQAIKATHLSFIAFDEAHCISQWGHDFRPSYRSIIQNLQQLGTDCPLVALTATATDQVIYDIQSLLAIRPEYVTNTGFLRENLIFRVERGVKKSDFIKHYVSERQNDSGIIYAPTRKITDQVYTWLVTNGFKAARYHAGMSEQERIKSQDQFLQDDVTIMVATNAFGMGIDKSNVRYIIHYGIPMNIESYYQEAGRAGRDGEDSECILLFASSDVQLQKFLIEQSSLEASKKDQEYEKLHAMVQYGYTNQCLQRYILDYFSDPNELERCGTCSSCLKSEELEDVTKEAQMVMSCVKRMGERFGVAMTAKVLKGSSSQKLKEFGFAALSTYGLLSHYREADINTLIQQLIADGYLNVEHGKFPTIKLSKRSYPVLKGEEKVWIHARVQEVKRNNNYNEALFDYLRDLRKKLADQQGLPPYIVFSDATLKDFCRMVPLSKEEMLLVKGVGERKWEEYGEYFINGIQEFIDQHGPVQKVKTLPETSEFVIRKREPSTEGPSHLITYKLFEKRHSIDEIAKQRGMLKLTIENHLFKAAQEGHPLKWELFFTPDQEQLVLEKHGVLTEKKLKPLKEMLPEEISYTAIKAVLVKNGIM, from the coding sequence GTGAATCTATTACTTTCAAAAGCACATGATATTTTAAAAACAGTATTCGGGTTTACTAGTTTTCGCGAAGGGCAAGAGGCTGTCATCCAGCACATTTTGGATGGACACCATACACTTGCTGTGATGCCGACGGGAGGAGGTAAATCTTTATGCTACCAGGTTCCGGGACTAGTTCTCGATGGAACAGCGATTATTATTTCCCCTCTCATTTCTTTAATGAAAGACCAAGTCGATTCTCTACAGGCGAATGGCGTTTCGGCAGTATTTATTAATAGTACTCTTTCCCATACAGAACAAAGGGACATACTCGAGGAGGTCAGGCTGGGTCAATACAAATTTGTCTATGTGGCACCAGAGCGCTTTGAATCATTCGAGTTTATCCAAGCAATAAAAGCGACTCATCTTTCTTTCATTGCTTTTGATGAAGCCCACTGTATCTCCCAATGGGGGCACGATTTTAGGCCAAGCTACCGTTCCATTATCCAAAACCTCCAGCAGCTTGGAACAGATTGTCCGCTTGTAGCCTTAACGGCAACGGCAACGGACCAGGTTATTTATGATATTCAATCGCTATTGGCCATTAGACCGGAATATGTGACAAATACTGGTTTCCTTCGAGAAAATCTTATTTTCCGTGTAGAAAGAGGAGTTAAAAAAAGCGACTTTATCAAGCACTATGTATCAGAACGGCAAAATGATTCCGGGATCATTTATGCTCCAACCCGTAAAATAACGGATCAGGTTTATACATGGCTTGTCACTAACGGATTTAAGGCCGCCCGTTATCATGCAGGGATGTCAGAGCAAGAAAGAATAAAGTCCCAAGACCAGTTTCTTCAAGATGATGTTACGATCATGGTAGCAACTAATGCCTTTGGTATGGGCATTGATAAATCGAACGTACGATATATCATCCATTATGGGATTCCGATGAATATTGAGTCTTACTATCAGGAAGCAGGACGTGCAGGGCGTGACGGGGAGGACAGTGAGTGTATTCTCCTGTTTGCCTCAAGTGATGTCCAGCTGCAAAAATTTTTAATCGAACAATCCTCCCTAGAAGCATCCAAAAAAGATCAAGAATATGAAAAACTCCATGCAATGGTACAGTACGGCTATACCAATCAATGTTTACAGCGCTATATCTTGGATTACTTTTCAGACCCGAATGAACTTGAACGTTGCGGAACTTGCAGCAGCTGTTTAAAATCTGAAGAATTAGAAGACGTCACCAAGGAAGCTCAGATGGTTATGTCCTGTGTTAAACGAATGGGTGAACGGTTTGGAGTTGCAATGACAGCTAAAGTGTTAAAGGGATCCAGCAGTCAAAAATTAAAGGAATTTGGGTTTGCAGCCTTAAGCACCTATGGTTTATTATCCCATTATCGTGAAGCTGACATAAACACCTTGATCCAACAGCTAATTGCGGATGGTTATTTAAACGTAGAACACGGTAAATTTCCAACTATTAAGCTGTCAAAACGCTCTTATCCGGTTCTTAAAGGCGAAGAAAAGGTTTGGATTCATGCACGCGTACAAGAAGTCAAAAGAAACAATAATTATAATGAAGCTCTATTTGACTATTTACGGGATCTTCGTAAAAAACTGGCTGATCAGCAAGGCCTCCCGCCTTACATTGTTTTTTCTGATGCGACTTTAAAAGACTTTTGCCGCATGGTACCTCTTTCTAAAGAAGAAATGCTTCTAGTCAAAGGAGTCGGAGAGAGAAAGTGGGAGGAATACGGGGAATATTTTATCAATGGCATTCAGGAGTTTATTGATCAACATGGACCGGTTCAGAAGGTTAAAACTTTGCCCGAGACTTCAGAGTTTGTAATCCGAAAAAGGGAGCCTTCAACAGAAGGACCTAGCCATTTAATCACTTATAAATTATTCGAAAAAAGACATTCCATTGATGAAATTGCAAAGCAACGCGGAATGTTAAAGTTAACGATTGAAAACCATCTCTTTAAAGCCGCCCAAGAAGGACATCCCTTGAAGTGGGAGTTATTTTTTACACCTGACCAGGAACAGCTCGTTCTTGAAAAACATGGGGTGCTTACGGAGAAAAAGCTAAAGCCGCTCAAAGAAATGTTACCAGAGGAGATATCCTATACAGCCATTAAGGCGGTTTTAGTAAAAAATGGGATTATGTAA